GAGAGGCGCGGGTTCCGTCAACGTCAGCGGCGGGTACAGCCCATCCGAGGGCGTTCGCGGAACCCTCGAGGTGGTTCAGCGGAACCTGCTAGGGTCGGGTCGCCGGATCGGAGGCAAGGTGCGGCTGGGAACCTTGGGCAGCCGCTACGAGGCGACGTTCGTCGAGCCGTGGACGGTCTGGACGCGCACCCGCACGACGGTGCGAGCCTTCCGAGACGACCTCGAAGAGCAGGACAACACGTTAACGACCGGCGGACTCGCCAACCTGAGCCGCACCGTGTACCGGCACAATCTGATGTCCCTCAATTACCGGTATCAGCGCTTCTCTCTGACCGATCCCAAGGAGGGCTCGACGGTCGAGTCGGTCGGCGTGCTGCCCACATTGAGCGGGTTGGGGGCGTCCTTTCAGCGCGACACGCGAGACAGCCTGTTCGACGCGACTCGCGGCTGGTTCCACGAGGCGAGCGTCGAAGTGTCGGGCGGACCTCTCGGTGGCGAGAGCCAGTTCCTTCGGGCGACGGCGGATATGCGCTACTTCGCCCGACTCGGTCGTACCGTCTGGGCGGCGCAGACGCGGTTTGGCTACGGGTCACGCCTGGGGAGCGACCGAGAGATCTCATCGACGGAGCGCTTCCGCCTGGGCGGGAGCACGTCGGTGCGCGGGTACGCGGAGCGATCTCTCGGCAAGCGAGATGCCTACGGCAATTATCGCGGCGACGTGCTCGCCTTCGCCAGCACGGAGCTTCGGATTCCCGTCTATCGCGTCGTCGGAACCGCACTGTTCGCCGACGCTGGGAACGTCTGGCAATCTCTCGACGACGTGAGCGGAGACCCGATCAAGATGTCGGCAGGCGTCGGGCTGAGAGTCCAGACGCCCATCGGGCCCGCGCGCGTCGATGTTGCGTTCCCATTCGTGCAGTTGCGCGACGATCCCAAGAGCACGCGTGTGTGGGTGGCTCTGGGCAACGCCTTCTAGCGTCCGTCGCGGCTACTTCCACTCCGCGATTCGCCACCCCTTTTGGTGCGCCGTCCGACGAAGCCCCCGCGATGGGTTCACCGCAACAGGGTGCCCGACGACCGACAGCATGGCTGCATCCGCTGAGCTGTCGCCGTATGCGGCGCAATCCTCCAAACGCAGGTCGTGCTCCACCGCGTAGCGTCGCACCGCGTCGGCTTTGCGCTCGTCGCTCAGGGGTTCTCCGATCAGGCTGCCCGTGAAGACGCCGTTCCGCTCCTCCAGCCGAGCGGCGCGCACATCGTCCGCACCGATGTGCCTCGCGATGGGAGCGGCGATGAAATCCGCTGTGCCGGTAACCAGCACCACGGGATCGCCCCGGCGCTGGTGCTCTCGAACCGTCGCCAGCCCCTCAGCGTAGAAGCGTGGCTTGGCGAACGTTGGGAATGTATCGTCCGCAAGGCGCTTGACCTCCTCCGCGTCCATCG
This portion of the Candidatus Poribacteria bacterium genome encodes:
- a CDS encoding HAD family hydrolase, which produces MSETRRAAAFFDVDGTLLDTNIVLFYVHYKTHGMSPARRWFWLAGFLRRVPILLLADKVSRAGFNRLFYQMYQSMDAEEVKRLADDTFPTFAKPRFYAEGLATVREHQRRGDPVVLVTGTADFIAAPIARHIGADDVRAARLEERNGVFTGSLIGEPLSDERKADAVRRYAVEHDLRLEDCAAYGDSSADAAMLSVVGHPVAVNPSRGLRRTAHQKGWRIAEWK